In the genome of Monodelphis domestica isolate mMonDom1 chromosome 2, mMonDom1.pri, whole genome shotgun sequence, one region contains:
- the LOC100023355 gene encoding olfactory receptor 12D2-like: protein MFNHTSVNEFLLLGITDIRELEPFLFAVFLIIYILILIGNGAILVIVISDSRLHSPMYFFLGNLSCLDICYSTVTLPKMLDNFLSTHKTISFVGCIIQLHFFHFLGSTEAILLGVMAFDRFMAICNPLRYTILMNHEVCLCLAAATWITGFFHALLHSIMTSRLTFCGSNHIHHFFCDIKPLLELACGNTELNQWMLETVTGTIAMSSSFFILLSYFYIISFLLFKSRSCSMLQKALSTCASHFIVVILFYAPVVFIYIRPTSDSSMDQDRIAAIMYSVVTPVLNPLIYTLRNKDVKGALSKVIRKKLSVT, encoded by the coding sequence ATGTTTAACCATACCTCAGTGAATGAGTTCCTTCTTCTTGGAATAACAGACATTCGGGAACTTGAACCTTTTCTCTTTGCAGTTTTTCTCATCATCTACATCCTTATTCTCATTGGGAATGGTGCAATCCTGGTGATTGTAATCTCTGATTCTCGACTCCATTCCCCTATGTATTTCTTCTTGGGCAACCTCTCCTGTCTGGACATCTGCTACTCCACAGTGACTCTGCCCAAAATGCTAGATAACTTCCTTTCCACCCACAAGACAATCTCCTTTGTGGGTTGTATCATCCAACTGCactttttccatttccttggTAGCACAGAGGCCATCCTTCTGGGTGTCATGGCCTTTGACCGTTTTATGGCCATCTGTAATCCACTCCGTTACACAATTCTCATGAACCACGAagtgtgcctctgcttggctgcTGCAACCTGGATCACTGGTTTTTTCCATGCCTTGCTCCATTCCATCATGACTTCTCGGTTGACCTTCTGTGGATCCAACCACATCCACCACTTCTTTTGTGACATCAAGCCACTCCTGGAGCTGGCTTGTGGGAATACTGAGCTCAACCAGTGGATGCTTGAAACAGTCACGGGCACCATTGCCATGAGTTCCTCCTTCTTTATACTCCTCTCTTACTTCTATATTAtcagttttctcctcttcaaAAGTCGGTCCTGTAGTATGCTTCAGAAGGCACTGTCTACCTGTGCATCACATTTCATTGTGGTAATATTGTTCTATGCACCTGTTGTTTTCATCTATATCCGTCCTACCTCAGACAGTTCTATGGATCAGGATCGAATAGCAGCTATCATGTACAGTGTGGTCACCCCAGTTTTGAACCCACTGATCTATACCTTGAGGAACAAGGATGTGAAGGGGGCACTGAGTAAAGTTATAAGAAAGAAGCTATCAGTTACATGA
- the LOC100023328 gene encoding olfactory receptor 12D2-like, with the protein MPNHTSVNEFLLLGITDIRELEPFLFAVFLIIYILILIGNGAILVIVISDSRLHSPMYFFLGNLSCLDICYSTVTLPKMLDNFLSTHKTISFVGCIIQLHFFHFLGSTEAILLGVMAFDRFMAICNPLRYTILMNHEVCLCLAAATWITGFFHALLHSIMTSRLTFCGSNHIHHFFCDIKPLLDLACGNTELNQWMLETVTGTIAMSPFFFILLSYFYIISFLLFKSRSCSMLQKALPTCASHFIVVILFYAPVVFIYIRPTSDSSMDQDRIAAIMYSVVTPVLNPLIYTLRNKDVKGALSKVIRKKLSVT; encoded by the coding sequence ATGCCTAACCATACCTCAGTGAATGAGTTCCTTCTTCTTGGAATAACAGACATTCGGGAACTTGAACCTTTTCTCTTTGCAGTTTTTCTCATCATCTACATCCTTATTCTCATTGGGAATGGTGCAATCCTGGTGATTGTAATCTCTGATTCTCGACTCCATTCCCCTATGTATTTCTTCTTGGGCAACCTCTCCTGTCTGGACATCTGCTACTCCACAGTGACTCTGCCCAAAATGCTAGATAACTTCCTTTCCACCCACAAGACAATCTCCTTTGTGGGTTGTATCATCCAACTGCACTTCTTCCATTTCCTTGGTAGCACAGAGGCCATCCTTCTGGGTGTTATGGCCTTTGACCGTTTTATGGCCATCTGTAATCCACTCCGCTATACAATTCTCATGAACCACGAagtgtgcctctgcttggctgcTGCAACCTGGATCACTGGTTTCTTCCATGCCTTGCTCCATTCCATCATGACTTCTCGCTTGACCTTTTGTGGATCCAACCACATCCACCACTTCTTTTGTGACATCAAGCCACTCCTGGATTTGGCTTGTGGGAACACTGAGCTCAACCAGTGGATGCTTGAAACAGTCACGGGCACCATTGCCATGAGCCCCTTCTTCTTTATACTCCTCTCTTACTTCTATATTAtcagttttctcctcttcaaAAGTCGGTCCTGTAGCATGCTTCAGAAGGCACTGCCTACCTGTGCATCACATTTCATTGTGGTAATATTGTTCTATGCACCTGTTGTTTTCATCTATATCCGTCCTACCTCAGACAGTTCTATGGATCAGGATCGAATAGCAGCTATCATGTACAGTGTGGTCACCCCAGTTTTGAACCCACTGATCTATACCTTGAGGAACAAGGATGTGAAGGGGGCACTGAGTAAAGTTATAAGAAAGAAGCTATCAGTTACATGA